A single region of the Desulfovibrio inopinatus DSM 10711 genome encodes:
- a CDS encoding LysR family transcriptional regulator — protein sequence MHEFLNDVPLLVEVAKQKSFTKAADTLGIGVSTLSRRIKQLEERMGVLLFYRDTRNVEPTENGMYLLDRCGFILEEVQKTYDSVVMNMQKPSGLIRICMFSDVYNRLFKDALINFASTWPDIQMDLAFVDYPVDMRIAPYDVAFLIGSSFDPSLIAKKLLTVEPFLYASPKLFERYPLPREPHELNQLPCIVLQRFGWRWPMHNGNQQVIVEVHPKYSFSSVEMCRDFALAGHGVTMLRKGLVDPDENAGRLVRLLSDWSGGFMHDVNLVTGSDQLPQRVRLFVDHMLSVCISL from the coding sequence ATGCATGAATTTCTCAATGACGTTCCGTTATTGGTCGAAGTGGCAAAACAAAAAAGTTTCACCAAGGCCGCGGATACATTAGGAATAGGTGTATCAACCTTATCTCGGCGCATAAAACAGCTGGAAGAACGAATGGGAGTTCTCCTCTTTTATAGGGACACCCGAAACGTTGAGCCGACTGAAAACGGTATGTATTTATTGGATCGGTGTGGCTTCATTCTTGAGGAAGTACAAAAAACGTATGATTCTGTGGTTATGAACATGCAGAAACCCTCAGGGTTGATCCGGATTTGTATGTTTTCGGACGTCTACAATAGGCTGTTCAAGGATGCGTTGATCAATTTCGCCTCAACATGGCCGGATATACAAATGGATCTGGCTTTCGTCGACTATCCTGTGGATATGCGTATCGCTCCCTACGACGTGGCCTTTCTTATCGGATCTTCCTTTGATCCCTCACTTATCGCCAAGAAATTATTGACCGTTGAACCTTTTCTCTATGCCTCGCCTAAACTTTTCGAACGCTACCCTCTACCTCGTGAACCCCATGAATTGAACCAACTTCCATGCATCGTTCTTCAGCGGTTCGGATGGCGATGGCCCATGCATAACGGTAACCAACAGGTTATCGTCGAAGTCCACCCCAAGTACAGCTTCAGCTCCGTGGAAATGTGTCGTGATTTCGCTCTGGCAGGGCATGGTGTTACCATGCTCCGTAAAGGACTGGTCGACCCGGATGAGAACGCTGGACGTCTGGTGCGTCTTCTCTCGGACTGGAGCGGAGGATTCATGCACGACGTGAATTTGGTAACGGGCTCCGACCAACTTCCTCAACGTGTTCGCTTGTTTGTGGATCACATGCTCTCCGTCTGTATCTCCTTGTGA
- a CDS encoding DUF362 domain-containing protein, which translates to MEKAKVFFTNFRTKAFGDGLPTKLKKMIKKAGIGDIDMEGRFVAIKLHFGELGNISYLRPNYSKAVADVVKELGGKPFLTDCNTMYPGKRKNALEHLECAWGNGFTPLTVGCPILIGDGLKGTDDIAVPVEGGEYVKEAKIGRAVMDADVFISLTHFKGHEVTGFGGAIKNIGMGCGSRAGKTEQHSDSKATINEELCKGCRSCLKECANNALDFNTETNKASVNQDNCVGCGRCLGACNFDAISFGFNAAVKSLNCRMAEYTKAVVDGRPHFHISLVVDVSPNCDCHGENDVPILPNLGMFASFDPLALDQACVDACMAASPLPGSQLAENLAKPDFEDHHDHFSNSTPESEWRTCLDHAEKIGLGTREYELIVVK; encoded by the coding sequence ATGGAAAAAGCAAAAGTTTTTTTTACAAATTTCCGAACAAAGGCCTTTGGTGATGGACTTCCTACCAAGCTCAAAAAGATGATCAAGAAAGCCGGAATCGGCGATATTGATATGGAAGGACGCTTTGTTGCCATCAAGCTGCACTTTGGCGAGTTGGGAAACATTAGCTACCTGCGTCCCAACTATTCCAAGGCCGTGGCGGATGTTGTCAAAGAGCTGGGAGGAAAACCTTTTCTTACGGATTGTAACACCATGTATCCGGGCAAGCGAAAGAATGCTTTGGAGCATCTGGAGTGTGCCTGGGGAAACGGTTTCACACCGCTGACTGTTGGCTGTCCGATCCTGATTGGCGACGGCCTCAAAGGGACCGATGACATCGCCGTGCCCGTTGAAGGTGGCGAATACGTGAAGGAAGCCAAAATTGGTCGAGCTGTCATGGACGCCGACGTTTTTATCAGTCTGACCCACTTTAAAGGTCACGAAGTGACCGGATTCGGTGGTGCAATCAAGAACATCGGTATGGGCTGCGGCTCTCGTGCAGGCAAAACGGAGCAACACAGCGACAGCAAGGCAACGATTAACGAAGAGCTCTGTAAGGGGTGTCGCTCCTGCCTGAAGGAATGCGCCAACAATGCACTGGATTTCAACACCGAGACCAACAAAGCGAGCGTTAACCAAGACAACTGTGTTGGCTGTGGGCGTTGCCTCGGGGCGTGTAACTTTGACGCTATTTCCTTTGGATTTAACGCGGCGGTCAAATCTCTGAATTGCCGTATGGCAGAGTATACCAAAGCTGTTGTGGATGGTCGCCCGCACTTCCACATTTCGTTGGTTGTGGATGTTTCTCCAAACTGTGATTGTCATGGTGAAAATGACGTCCCCATTCTGCCCAACCTTGGTATGTTCGCATCCTTTGATCCTTTGGCTCTAGACCAGGCCTGTGTGGACGCTTGCATGGCGGCCTCACCACTTCCGGGTAGCCAACTTGCAGAAAATCTGGCGAAGCCGGACTTCGAGGACCACCATGACCACTTTTCCAACTCTACGCCCGAATCCGAATGGCGGACCTGCCTGGATCATGCCGAAAAAATTGGACTTGGAACCCGCGAATATGAATTGATTGTGGTAAAATAA
- the relB gene encoding type II toxin-antitoxin system RelB family antitoxin: MDSYEQRLENLAKKTGRTKTFYAREAILAHLEDLEDYCFAAESYAEFWINNKDCISAEDVVNRFDLGD; encoded by the coding sequence GTGGATTCATATGAACAACGTCTTGAAAATTTGGCCAAGAAAACAGGTCGAACCAAAACATTTTACGCCCGGGAAGCAATCCTCGCGCATCTCGAAGACCTTGAGGACTATTGTTTCGCGGCCGAATCGTATGCAGAGTTCTGGATAAATAATAAGGACTGCATTTCTGCCGAAGATGTGGTGAATCGCTTTGACCTGGGAGATTAA
- a CDS encoding response regulator, which produces MSYSILVLDDDHHVRESLAMNLEDEGFLVFQAISAEEAFKVLEKENIDLVVVDLRLPGMNGTEFIQSAKKQWQALLFIIYTGSPIFQLSSHLASTPSVSKSVFLKPLSDYESIITEIKNMIENSATSKAV; this is translated from the coding sequence ATGTCATACTCCATTCTGGTTCTTGACGACGATCATCATGTCCGGGAAAGCCTTGCTATGAACCTCGAAGACGAAGGTTTTCTTGTCTTTCAGGCTATAAGCGCAGAAGAAGCTTTCAAGGTGCTTGAGAAAGAAAACATTGATCTCGTCGTCGTTGATCTCAGATTACCAGGCATGAACGGAACGGAGTTTATTCAAAGCGCCAAAAAACAATGGCAAGCGTTGCTGTTTATAATCTACACGGGCTCTCCCATATTCCAACTCTCATCCCATCTCGCTTCGACACCGAGTGTTTCGAAATCTGTTTTTTTGAAACCCTTATCGGATTATGAAAGCATTATCACTGAAATCAAAAATATGATTGAAAATTCTGCGACCTCAAAAGCGGTCTAG
- a CDS encoding DUF169 domain-containing protein, which yields MTIQSILNDTATFLDHLGLGEEPFGAYYSDSKPEDAYGPKEGTPISRELEDRGEVDMQEVMKTFSCVIGNIWLARKKNGAAFISAKQYGCLGGVYYCSMMKPHLRFIEHYVSTGFKGTPLHGERYMPSPDAMREFMLKVNPRKAPGKYCIFKPLSQFSDAELPEFVIFFARPEVLTGLFTQTVFTTGDMECVVSPFGAGCTNIISWPLYYKEQGLEKAVIGGFDPSARKFMKTDELTFTVSLSLYEKMLAALPESMFNHETDWKSVRKKVERSAKAWGEEQE from the coding sequence ATGACAATACAATCCATACTCAATGATACCGCTACTTTTTTGGACCATCTCGGTTTGGGCGAGGAACCTTTCGGGGCTTACTATAGCGATAGCAAACCGGAAGACGCATATGGTCCGAAAGAGGGAACGCCCATCTCTCGTGAGTTAGAGGATCGGGGTGAAGTGGACATGCAGGAAGTCATGAAGACGTTTTCCTGTGTTATAGGCAACATTTGGTTAGCCCGGAAAAAAAATGGTGCAGCCTTCATTTCCGCTAAACAATATGGATGTCTGGGAGGTGTATACTACTGTTCGATGATGAAACCCCATCTTCGGTTTATCGAGCATTATGTGTCTACGGGATTTAAAGGGACACCTCTGCATGGTGAGCGATATATGCCTAGTCCTGATGCCATGCGTGAATTTATGTTGAAGGTGAATCCCCGTAAGGCTCCAGGCAAATATTGCATATTCAAACCATTGTCGCAGTTCTCAGATGCCGAACTGCCCGAATTCGTCATTTTCTTTGCTCGTCCAGAGGTGTTGACCGGCCTCTTTACCCAAACCGTCTTCACCACTGGTGATATGGAATGCGTTGTCTCTCCCTTTGGCGCAGGTTGTACCAACATCATCTCCTGGCCGCTGTATTACAAAGAACAGGGGTTGGAAAAAGCGGTCATTGGCGGTTTTGATCCTTCAGCCAGGAAATTCATGAAAACGGATGAACTGACATTCACAGTTTCCTTGAGCCTCTACGAAAAAATGTTGGCAGCCTTACCGGAATCAATGTTTAATCATGAAACCGATTGGAAGAGCGTACGCAAAAAAGTTGAACGAAGTGCCAAGGCGTGGGGAGAAGAGCAGGAGTAG
- a CDS encoding Crp/Fnr family transcriptional regulator has translation MDARKIRHLFSAHAIQIEGRKTDILISKGDKVSGVFLVTEGRLRVFAMNSEGKQATLYRLKPQELCLLSLNSTFTGGNYPAWVYVESDVATVLAMPGETFRKLFAEEPDVQEVLLSSLTTSISSLLLQLDELLLSSLGERVLSFLKNNWDSEGKITLTHQELADHLGATREAISRELAILRNQGIIDCGRGVVRLCGHAELQP, from the coding sequence ATGGACGCAAGGAAAATTCGCCATCTTTTTTCTGCCCATGCAATTCAAATTGAGGGAAGAAAAACAGATATTTTGATCTCCAAAGGGGATAAAGTCTCGGGTGTTTTCCTCGTGACAGAAGGACGGTTACGTGTTTTTGCCATGAATTCTGAAGGAAAGCAGGCAACGCTGTATCGGCTGAAGCCACAAGAGCTGTGCCTGCTTTCTCTCAACAGCACATTCACGGGAGGAAACTATCCTGCTTGGGTATATGTTGAATCTGATGTCGCCACCGTCTTGGCGATGCCAGGCGAGACTTTTAGAAAGCTCTTTGCTGAAGAGCCAGATGTTCAAGAGGTTCTCTTATCGAGCTTAACGACTTCGATATCAAGTTTGCTGCTGCAATTGGATGAGCTGCTGCTTTCAAGTCTTGGTGAGCGAGTATTGAGCTTCTTGAAAAACAACTGGGATAGCGAGGGGAAAATTACTCTTACTCATCAAGAATTAGCGGATCATCTGGGAGCAACCCGAGAGGCGATATCTCGGGAGCTTGCCATTTTGCGGAACCAGGGAATAATTGACTGCGGACGAGGCGTCGTGCGACTGTGTGGCCATGCTGAACTTCAACCGTAG
- a CDS encoding MBL fold metallo-hydrolase, which yields MAQSFGTFDIAVLDGGQYDPRWPLIHMTPEEAVRAADDMGVKSMILTHVGKFCISAHSWDEPFNRVVEASQGKDFRLLTPKIGKPIRLDGAEQSFSRWWEDIN from the coding sequence ATCGCACAATCATTCGGCACATTCGACATAGCTGTCCTTGATGGAGGACAATATGATCCGCGATGGCCACTTATTCATATGACGCCGGAAGAAGCTGTACGTGCTGCCGATGATATGGGCGTGAAGTCCATGATACTCACCCATGTCGGCAAGTTTTGTATTTCGGCTCATTCATGGGATGAGCCGTTCAATCGTGTTGTTGAAGCAAGTCAGGGAAAGGATTTCCGTTTGCTTACCCCCAAAATTGGTAAACCAATACGACTTGATGGCGCTGAGCAATCGTTTAGCCGCTGGTGGGAGGATATCAATTGA
- a CDS encoding TetR/AcrR family transcriptional regulator, whose translation MPKNTKENLLLAAVSEFAAHGYQATTVRSIVKRAGEKNLNSIVYYFGSKEELYKATLDFMFREAEKFREDIPDSLQKSFDAKTKLEMMIRFLCRAYYSIQNDLDRALYQLFIKEAGNPSPYFEEMVERHLKPPREFLCSLLREHLGPNISQQTIDDCEYSISGQILYGVLGRSLINKINPSHAPFEKYFEELAEHVVKFTMAGLEAYRGE comes from the coding sequence ATGCCCAAGAATACCAAAGAGAATTTGCTTTTGGCGGCAGTGAGCGAATTTGCTGCGCATGGTTATCAGGCTACAACTGTGCGCAGCATCGTCAAACGCGCAGGCGAAAAGAATTTAAATTCCATCGTCTATTACTTCGGCAGCAAGGAAGAACTCTACAAAGCAACTTTGGATTTTATGTTTCGTGAAGCAGAAAAATTCAGGGAAGATATCCCCGATTCTCTCCAAAAATCCTTTGATGCCAAGACTAAACTCGAAATGATGATTCGATTTCTTTGCCGAGCGTACTATTCAATACAGAACGATCTGGATAGAGCATTGTATCAACTTTTCATAAAAGAAGCAGGGAATCCCAGTCCATATTTTGAAGAGATGGTCGAGCGTCACCTCAAACCACCGCGAGAATTTCTTTGCTCCCTTTTACGAGAGCATTTAGGTCCCAATATTTCACAACAAACAATTGATGACTGTGAGTACAGCATTTCCGGTCAAATTCTTTACGGGGTACTCGGAAGGTCTCTCATCAACAAAATCAACCCCAGCCATGCCCCTTTTGAAAAATATTTCGAAGAGCTAGCAGAGCACGTAGTGAAGTTCACTATGGCCGGACTTGAAGCCTATCGAGGAGAATAA
- a CDS encoding DUF4242 domain-containing protein, producing MLKMKLFIDTHDKENGTFPEKISQEDFSGVYEKYAAACAQEGVVIFKTLVNASDGKMYCLNMAPSAEAIRKAHEHIGLSFDSIHEVATASPEDMHFEWK from the coding sequence ATGTTGAAAATGAAACTGTTCATTGATACGCACGATAAGGAAAATGGCACTTTTCCTGAAAAAATCAGCCAAGAGGATTTTTCAGGAGTCTATGAAAAGTATGCTGCGGCGTGTGCGCAAGAGGGTGTGGTGATCTTCAAAACTTTGGTGAACGCAAGCGATGGGAAAATGTATTGCCTCAATATGGCTCCCAGCGCTGAAGCAATTCGTAAAGCCCATGAGCACATTGGACTTTCATTCGATAGCATTCATGAAGTTGCGACGGCATCTCCCGAAGATATGCACTTTGAATGGAAATAA
- a CDS encoding C45 family autoproteolytic acyltransferase/hydolase, translating into MLNIVELKGSYYEIGVGWGKAFKNDMPNVVRIEMEAITAILGLNLENVIQISSQYMTLASDYDPDFMQVLRGFADGAEMQFETFFAIRTLLEVLFYSGRSEGMCTSFALTKSATETGETIIGQNIDWHPGLPMVLLKITWPNGVRQLTLSMGGIWEYGLSQYLNASPFGIAATLTASWTDHPDHLTVPISMVMNKAARQKNFNSALSVFRETEQNLASFLLANGDGELVGVELGLRDHEILRPENDILVHSNHYLSERFRTKDIFLPFVPDSPLRYQRLLQLTQDARGKITPETMMRFLSDHENYPKAICSHVDPKSDFPPSATTASIIMVPSKHVIHVAVGNPCNTPYIPYSL; encoded by the coding sequence ATGTTGAATATTGTTGAATTGAAGGGATCTTACTATGAAATCGGTGTAGGTTGGGGAAAGGCGTTCAAAAACGACATGCCAAACGTTGTACGCATTGAAATGGAGGCCATCACTGCCATTCTCGGACTGAATCTCGAAAACGTGATCCAAATTAGCAGTCAGTATATGACCTTGGCGAGCGACTACGATCCGGATTTTATGCAAGTGCTTCGTGGTTTTGCAGATGGTGCAGAGATGCAATTTGAAACGTTCTTTGCCATCCGTACTCTCCTTGAAGTTCTTTTTTATTCCGGAAGATCAGAGGGAATGTGCACTTCGTTTGCTCTCACAAAAAGTGCTACAGAAACGGGTGAGACCATTATTGGACAGAATATTGACTGGCATCCCGGCCTCCCCATGGTGCTCTTAAAGATCACTTGGCCGAATGGGGTACGTCAACTCACGCTCTCCATGGGAGGAATCTGGGAATATGGACTTTCGCAATATCTTAATGCGTCTCCATTTGGCATTGCTGCGACCCTAACTGCATCCTGGACTGATCATCCAGACCACCTCACAGTTCCTATCAGCATGGTCATGAACAAAGCTGCTCGCCAAAAAAACTTCAATTCGGCATTGTCAGTATTCAGGGAAACAGAACAGAACCTAGCGAGTTTCCTCCTTGCGAACGGAGATGGGGAATTGGTGGGGGTAGAACTCGGTCTCCGAGATCATGAAATCCTTCGTCCGGAAAACGATATCCTCGTTCATTCCAACCATTACCTCTCAGAAAGATTCCGAACCAAAGATATTTTTCTTCCCTTTGTTCCAGACTCGCCACTTCGTTATCAACGATTGCTTCAACTTACACAGGATGCACGAGGCAAAATCACTCCTGAGACAATGATGCGCTTTTTGTCTGACCACGAGAATTATCCCAAAGCAATTTGTTCACATGTCGACCCGAAATCGGACTTTCCCCCATCGGCAACTACAGCTTCGATTATCATGGTTCCATCCAAACATGTCATACATGTTGCCGTTGGCAATCCTTGCAATACTCCGTACATACCATACAGCTTGTAG